The Planococcus liqunii genome includes a region encoding these proteins:
- a CDS encoding HpcH/HpaI aldolase/citrate lyase family protein, protein MRHFDVLTDSELKAFFKYSPAEFNRDTERETLGLALGAALYTPGSRPEFGDKILSGQYRRGAFSGLATLIICLEDAVADLELPKAEANVIEQLKLLERAAIFQAEAGPALFLRVRNAAQLDKLTAEAGTAFGVLTGIVFPKSSAENLPGFFAALDRASEAAGRNLYALPLLETKEVLYSELREQNLQEIHRILLAEIDRVLTVRVGATDFSSLYGLRRPAERIIYEVHVIRDGLTAILNQFGRAEDGFVVSGPVYEHFSSGQERPMSSKPEQMLWQEVQVDVLNGFKGKTCIHPSQISIVNAGHIVSLETYEDASLIMSQSFKSNGVLQSPKRNKMNEVKPHLSWARKVMAQAEVYGVLNENYKPIDVLNYIGSNRLSNQL, encoded by the coding sequence ATGAGACATTTTGACGTATTGACTGATTCTGAGCTGAAGGCATTTTTTAAATATTCCCCGGCAGAATTTAACCGTGATACGGAACGGGAAACACTGGGGCTGGCATTGGGTGCAGCTCTTTACACACCGGGGTCACGCCCGGAATTTGGAGATAAGATTTTGTCGGGGCAGTATAGACGGGGGGCTTTTTCGGGATTAGCCACGTTGATTATCTGTTTGGAAGATGCGGTTGCCGATTTGGAACTGCCGAAGGCGGAAGCAAATGTCATCGAGCAGTTGAAACTGCTGGAAAGAGCAGCTATTTTTCAGGCAGAAGCCGGTCCGGCGCTATTTTTGCGTGTCCGGAATGCGGCTCAGCTTGATAAGCTGACTGCAGAAGCCGGAACAGCTTTTGGCGTTTTGACCGGAATCGTTTTTCCGAAAAGCAGCGCTGAAAATCTTCCAGGCTTTTTCGCTGCATTAGACCGGGCAAGCGAAGCAGCAGGACGGAACCTTTATGCCTTGCCTTTGCTGGAAACAAAAGAAGTGCTGTATTCCGAACTGCGTGAACAAAATCTCCAGGAAATCCACCGGATTTTATTGGCAGAAATAGACCGGGTGTTGACGGTGCGGGTTGGGGCCACCGATTTTTCCAGCCTTTACGGCCTCCGGCGCCCGGCGGAGCGGATAATTTACGAGGTCCATGTGATCCGGGACGGCTTAACCGCTATCCTAAACCAGTTTGGCCGGGCGGAAGACGGTTTTGTCGTCTCGGGTCCGGTATACGAGCATTTCTCTTCAGGACAGGAGCGCCCGATGTCTTCCAAGCCGGAACAAATGCTTTGGCAGGAAGTACAGGTGGACGTTCTAAACGGTTTTAAGGGCAAAACATGCATCCATCCATCCCAGATCTCAATCGTCAATGCCGGCCATATCGTGTCTCTTGAAACGTATGAAGATGCATCGTTGATCATGTCTCAAAGCTTCAAGTCCAACGGCGTCCTGCAAAGCCCGAAACGCAACAAAATGAATGAAGTGAAACCGCATTTAAGCTGGGCACGGAAAGTGATGGCCCAGGCGGAAGTATATGGGGTGCTGAATGAAAACTATAAACCAATCGATGTCCTCAACTATATTGGATCGAACCGATTATCAAACCAACTTTAA